In Amia ocellicauda isolate fAmiCal2 chromosome 5, fAmiCal2.hap1, whole genome shotgun sequence, a genomic segment contains:
- the LOC136749291 gene encoding monocarboxylate transporter 1 — protein sequence MAPAVGGPVGYTPPEGGWGWAVVVGAFISIGFSYAFPKSITVFFKEIEVIFDATSSQVSWISSIMLAVMYAGGPVSSIMVNKYGSRAVMIAGGCLSGCGLVAASFCNTVEGLYFCVGVVGGLGLAFNLNPALTMIGKYFYKRRPIANGIAMAGSPVFLSTLAPLNSWFFDHFGWRGSFLILGGLLLNCCVAGSLMRPIGPKPAPKAALRDSGKAADAGPEADPLAGQPKVKRTLWQKINGVIDLSLFSHRGFLLYLLGNVIMFFGLFSPLVFLSNYAKSKDIPKDKAAFLLSILAFVDMVARPSMGLVANTKWVRPRIQYFFAASVLYNAVCHLLAPQSEDYTGFIIYAIFFGFAFGWLSSVLFETLMDLVGAQRFSSAVGLVTIVECGPVLLGPPLLGKLNDVYGDYKYTYYGCGIVMVIGSIFLFVGMGINYRLLDRERKAEEIRERQENKEEETNLDNAIKEKEASNDVNSTRASTELKTSEDSV from the exons ATGGCACCTGCCGTCGGAGGACCTGTGGGGTATACTCCCCCCGAGGGTGGCTGGGGCTGGGCAGTGGTGGTGGGCGCCTTCATCTCCATTGGCTTCTCCTACGCCTTCCCCAAGTCCATCACGGTCTTCTTCAAGGAGATCGAGGTCATCTTCGATGCCACCAGCAGCCAAGTCTCCTGGATCTCCTCCATCATGCTGGCCGTCATGTACGCTGGAG GTCCTGTCAGCAGCATCATGGTGAATAAGTACGGCAGCCGAGCGGTCATGATAGCGGGGGGCTGCCTGTCGGGCTGCGGGCTGGTGGCTGCCTCCTTCTGCAACACCGTGGAGGGGCTGTACTTCTGCGTGGGAGTGGTGGGAG GTCTGGGCCTGGCGTTCAACCTCAACCCAGCCCTCACCATGATTGGCAAGTACTTCTACAAGAGGCGCCCCATCGCCAATGGCATCGCCATGGCTGGCAGTCCCGTTTTCCTGTCCACCCTGGCGCCGCTCAACAGCTGGTTCTTTGACCACTTTGGCTGGCGGGGCAGCTTCCTCATCCTGGGGGGCCTGCTGCTGAACTGCTGCGTGGCAGGGTCTCTCATGCGGCCCATCGGCCCCAAGCCGGCACCCAAGGCCGCCCTGCGGGACTCTGGAAAGGCGGCCGACGCTGGGCCCGAAGCAGACCCCCTGGCCGGCCAACCCAAAGTGAAGAGGACCCTCTGGCAGAAGATCAATGGCGTCATCGACCTCAGCCTCTTCTCCCACCGGGGCTTCTTGCTCTACCTCCTGGGCAATGTCATCATGTTCTTCGGCCTCTTCTCCCCACTGGTCTTCCTCAGCAACTACGCCAAGAGCAAGGACATCCCCAAGGACAAGGCCGCCTTCTTGCTCTCCATCCTAGCCTTTGTGGACATGGTGGCCCGGCCTTCCATGGGGCTGGTGGCCAATACCAAGTGGGTCAGGCCCCGCATCCAGTACTTCTTCGCAGCCTCAGTCTTGTACAACGCAGTGTGCCACCTGCTGGCCCCGCAGTCTGAGGACTACACGGGCTTCATCATCTACGCCATCTTCTTTGGCTTCGCCTTCGGCTGGCTGAGCTCGGTCCTGTTCGAGACTCTTATGGACCTGGTCGGCGCACAGCGGTTCTCCAGTGCCGTGGGCTTGGTCACCATCGTGGAGTGTGGCCCTGTGCTCCTGGGACCCCCTCTGCTCG GCAAGCTGAACGATGTCTACGGTGACTACAAGTACACCTACTATGGCTGCGGCATCGTCATGGTCATCGGCAGCATCTTCCTGTTCGTAGGCATGGGGATCAACTACAGGCTGCTGGACCGGGAGCGCAAGGCCGAGGAGATCAGAGAGAGGCAGGAGAACAAGGAGGAGGAGACGAACCTGGACAATGCCATCAAGGAGAAGGAGGCCAGCAACGACGTGAATTCCACGAGAGCCAGCACGGAGCTGAAAACCTCAGAGGACAGCGTTTAG